In Streptomyces sp. NBC_01408, one DNA window encodes the following:
- the glgX gene encoding glycogen debranching protein GlgX: MSEAGSEQVLRVDAYPTHEVGGYRVRAGKPFPFGANVVPGGVSFSVFSDQATSMTLVIYKRGEPEPTAELEFPEEFRTGSVFAMTVFGLDHENMEYGYRADGPYDPVSGHRFDARQVLSDPYARLISGRDVWGVEPDRSRGYQYRSRVCLQDFDWGDDTPLGIPAEDLVVYEAHVRGFTRHPSSQVTAPGTFAGLREKIPYLKELGVNCIELLPVFEFDESDNPRSNPDTGEQLYDYWGYNTVSFFAPKAGYAATGRYGMQGDEFRTLIKDLHAAGIEVILDVVFNHTAEGNEQGPTISFKGLDNATYYMLTPEGYYFNFSGTGNTVNCNHPVVRNYVLDCLRHWVADYHIDGFRFDLAAILGRSLDGTPLPNPPLLELLAYDPVLRHTKLIAEAWDAGGLYEVGNFPAYGRWAEWNGKYRDTVRAFLKGDPGLTGEMATRIAGSPDLYSSRGTSASVNFLTAHDGFTLADLVSYNDKHNEANGEGNNDGGNDNASWNCGAEGPTEDPEVNALRLRQMKNALAILFTSQGIPMLLSGDEVARTQQGNNNTYCQDNELSWFDWDQVDDNAELLRFTREMIAFRKHHRELRSTSHPTGQVREDLGLPDISWHGERAWQPDWSAESRLLAVARCGTGDDDVVYVAMNSHWESHDLELPPLPGGRSWHLFADTGAEAPHDIRTPGTEQELDNAGKYLIGPRSVVILVGRTNTDPDMP, encoded by the coding sequence ATGAGCGAGGCCGGGTCCGAGCAGGTCCTGCGCGTCGACGCGTACCCGACCCACGAGGTGGGCGGGTACCGCGTCCGCGCCGGCAAGCCCTTCCCCTTCGGGGCCAACGTGGTCCCCGGCGGGGTCAGTTTCTCCGTCTTCTCCGACCAGGCCACCTCCATGACCTTGGTCATCTACAAGCGCGGAGAGCCCGAGCCGACGGCCGAGCTGGAATTCCCCGAGGAGTTCCGCACCGGCAGCGTCTTCGCCATGACGGTCTTCGGCCTCGACCACGAGAACATGGAGTACGGGTACCGGGCCGACGGCCCCTACGACCCGGTCTCCGGCCACCGCTTCGACGCCCGGCAGGTCCTCTCCGACCCCTACGCCCGGCTGATCTCCGGCCGCGACGTGTGGGGCGTGGAGCCGGACCGCAGCCGCGGCTACCAGTACCGCTCCCGCGTCTGCCTCCAGGACTTCGACTGGGGCGACGACACGCCGCTGGGGATCCCGGCCGAGGACCTCGTCGTGTACGAGGCCCACGTGCGCGGCTTCACCCGGCACCCCTCCTCGCAGGTCACCGCCCCCGGCACCTTCGCGGGGCTGCGGGAGAAGATCCCGTACCTGAAGGAACTCGGGGTGAACTGCATCGAGCTGCTCCCCGTGTTCGAGTTCGACGAGAGCGACAACCCGCGCTCCAACCCGGACACCGGAGAGCAGCTCTACGACTACTGGGGCTACAACACCGTCTCGTTCTTCGCGCCGAAGGCCGGGTACGCGGCCACCGGGCGGTACGGGATGCAGGGCGACGAGTTCCGCACCCTGATCAAGGACCTGCACGCGGCCGGCATCGAGGTCATCCTCGACGTCGTCTTCAACCACACCGCCGAGGGCAACGAGCAGGGCCCGACGATCTCCTTCAAGGGGCTCGACAACGCCACGTACTACATGCTCACGCCCGAGGGGTACTACTTCAACTTCAGCGGCACCGGCAACACCGTCAACTGCAACCACCCCGTCGTGCGCAACTACGTGCTCGACTGCCTGCGCCACTGGGTCGCCGACTACCACATCGACGGCTTCCGTTTCGACCTCGCGGCCATCCTCGGCCGCTCCCTGGACGGCACCCCGCTGCCCAACCCGCCGCTGCTGGAACTGCTCGCCTACGACCCCGTCCTGCGGCACACCAAGCTCATCGCCGAGGCCTGGGACGCCGGCGGCCTCTACGAGGTCGGCAACTTCCCGGCGTACGGCCGCTGGGCGGAGTGGAACGGGAAGTACCGCGACACCGTGCGTGCCTTCCTCAAGGGCGACCCCGGGCTCACCGGCGAAATGGCCACCCGCATCGCCGGCTCGCCAGACCTGTACTCCAGCCGCGGCACCTCCGCCTCCGTCAACTTCCTCACCGCGCACGACGGCTTCACGCTGGCCGACCTGGTCTCGTACAACGACAAGCACAACGAGGCCAACGGCGAGGGCAACAACGACGGCGGCAACGACAACGCCAGCTGGAACTGCGGGGCCGAGGGACCGACCGAGGACCCCGAGGTCAACGCGCTGCGGCTGCGGCAGATGAAGAACGCCCTCGCCATCCTCTTCACCAGCCAGGGCATCCCGATGCTGCTCTCCGGGGACGAGGTCGCGCGCACCCAGCAGGGCAACAACAACACGTACTGCCAGGACAACGAACTGTCCTGGTTCGACTGGGACCAGGTCGACGACAACGCGGAACTGCTCCGGTTCACGCGGGAGATGATCGCCTTCCGCAAGCACCACCGCGAGCTGCGCTCCACCTCCCACCCCACCGGCCAGGTCCGCGAGGACCTCGGCCTGCCGGACATCAGCTGGCACGGGGAGCGGGCCTGGCAGCCCGACTGGTCGGCCGAGAGCCGGCTGCTGGCGGTGGCCCGCTGCGGCACCGGGGACGACGACGTGGTGTACGTGGCCATGAACTCGCACTGGGAGTCGCACGACCTGGAACTGCCGCCGCTGCCCGGCGGCCGCAGCTGGCACCTGTTCGCCGACACGGGGGCCGAGGCGCCGCACGACATCCGCACCCCGGGCACCGAGCAGGAACTCGACAACGCCGGGAAGTACCTGATCGGCCCGCGGTCGGTCGTGATCCTGGTGGGCCGCACGAACACCGACCCCGACATGCCCTGA